The Castanea sativa cultivar Marrone di Chiusa Pesio chromosome 4, ASM4071231v1 sequence gagagagaggggtaatgagtgaggaaataataaaaaattgtaaaagaataaatattttattgaataaatgtctAGAATAGATAGACTGATATTagtgttttgttaaaaattggtgtgtaaaatagaaaaaatagttttttttatataaaatagacGAAAAGTTTACatgaactgatgtggttgctttTAACCTTATATAAAATGCACAATAAAAAAAGGGTATAGTCAGACAAGTTGTGTGCATATATATGGACAAATTTTAGAGTTTCGTATATTGCTAAACGACATGGACCGACGACCTCAACTGCTACCTTGTTCTTGCATAAGAAAAGAAGGTAGTAGTGCTACAGGGATCGAGCGAGAACGTGTAAATTacttaaaagcaaaaaaaagagtACATGATCAATGATCAAACAAACTCCTTATTTCCATTCTCCTCCACCTTTTCCTGCCCATAGTTGCACATAAAGTCAAGGTTGTAGAACACAGGCACCATTGCAGCAAAGCATAAGAAAACTAGGACAGGCCCAAAAATCCAAAGTAGAAGAGGAATTGCTGCATAGAATAGCCTATTGCCAATAGTGTTTAAAAGAGAACCCTTCTCTAAAAGCTCAGTCAAATAGCCTGCAGTAACCATGCAAATAGGGTCCTGTGGGACACAAATGAGGATGCACACTTGATTTAAGAACCTAATCGATAGGGAGTGGCAGaagaatgagaaaagaaaaactgtGAGGAGTGCTACATATTTTAGTGCCACCATAAATTCCCCATGTGCCCCATAAATGGTGTCATTGACAGGTTTTTTCACACTGTATGTGCTGCTAATTACTGCTCCTAGACCAGCACTGACGAGGATTGATGTAGTAGCCATCAGGGTTGAACCCATGATCAAGTTCCGGAGGGTCTGAACTGCCACAATATTCTTCCTATCAATGTCCTGCAAATTATGGGTTTAAATTGCTAAGTACGTACGTGAGCCATTGCAAACTTTTCCATGAGTAATGCTGATAGGATTGCTACAAATTTTAGCATATAACTTTTACAATTAGTTAAAGTGTCACCGATCACAAAACATAATGATAATAATTCTAATATTCACTTATTATGTCACTAAAATCCACCCATTTCACTTCTTGTCATATGAGTTTGAAAATCATATGTAATAGAATTTATAGCATTTTTCTACTACagattttactatataaatcttaaaaattgatttgtcatcaatcacataaaatttatttatttatttattatattgttaaaGAAACATCGATCACATTCATTCCTATATCCTGAAACTATTTAGAATTAACACATCATGATAACATGAGATCGAGTTCCATGTTGGAAactataattaatgaaacatttTTAATTACCCTAGATGTGATGGTGGTGTTTCAAGTATATTGtggaaaacaaattttatcctAGTTGTGGATAAAGGTGATAAAGGGTTGgctctgt is a genomic window containing:
- the LOC142633128 gene encoding uncharacterized protein LOC142633128, whose translation is MEWRKCYLDVILVPLGFLLTIFYHLYLWHKVRTQPFTTTIGRNANGRRFWVGAMMKDIDRKNIVAVQTLRNLIMGSTLMATTSILVSAGLGAVISSTYSVKKPVNDTIYGAHGEFMVALKYVALLTVFLFSFFCHSLSIRFLNQVCILICVPQDPICMVTAGYLTELLEKGSLLNTIGNRLFYAAIPLLLWIFGPVLVFLCFAAMVPVFYNLDFMCNYGQEKVEENGNKEFV